The genomic DNA GGGAACCTGAAGGACGCGCCCGCCAAGGCCATCATGGATTACACCCGCAATGGCGGCAAGTTGGTGGCCCTGCACCACACCATCAGTTCCGGCAAGCGCAAGACGACGGATTGGCTGCCATTTCTGGGCGTGGAACTGCCGCAAAAAGAGTTCGCCGTCGGTGGTTATAAATGGATCGAAGGGGTCACGTTGGAGATTGCAAACCTCGCCCCCAGTCATTTTATTACCACAAACAAAATCACTTTTCCCCAAACGGTGACGTACACCCGGCAGGATGTCACCGGCCCGGAACAGTCAGTGACCGGGTTCACCCTGCACGAGACGGAAGTGTACCTGAATCATGTTTGGACCGAACCGCATACGGTGTTACTGGGATTCAAGTACACCGATGCCAAGACGGGTAAAGTCTATATGCAGGACCGGGCCGGGTGGACCAAATCCGCCGGCAAGGGTTACATTGTGTACTTGATGGCCGGCCACAGCGCCCGAGATTTCAAGGATGCCTGCTACGGACGGATGGTGTTAAATGCGGTGATTTACCGGCCCTGAGTTGAATCAAGAGCCGGGGCACCGGCAAACCGGCGTCGCAGGGCGCTGTAGATCATCACCAGTACGAGGGAGATACCCAGGCCGCACACAATGGCAGCCCCCAACGGAAGGTCTTTGCGGGCGGTAACCACCAGGCTGGCGCCACTGGCCAGCGTGGCCACCAGCCACCCCACCAGGAAACGCATCTTGAACGACTTCGCCAGGAACACGGCGCATACTGCTGGGATAATGAGATAGGAAAACACCAGCAATACCCCGCCAATATGCACAAAGCTGGTGACCACCAAACCGAAGAGGATGTAAAACAGGAAATCCCAAGCGATGACCGAAACGCCATCAGCAGCGGCTTTCACTGGATCCAGCGAAATGGCTTGGAATTTGCGGCGAAACACGAAGTGAACGACTCCGACCAGGGCAAACAACGCAATGGTCTGTAATATTTCCCGGCGCGTGACGGTGAGCAGTTCACCCACCAGGGACCGTTGCAGTTCTTCCTGTCCGCCCGTGGTGCGGTTTAACACCAATACCCCGGCAGCAGCGGCGACGACATAGAGAATGCCAATCAACGCCTCTTGGGGAACGCGGTGGTCCAGTTTACGCGTAAAGGTCAGCA from Verrucomicrobiota bacterium includes the following:
- a CDS encoding ThuA domain-containing protein; its protein translation is MNNRIQKRWFGILALTLLLAMSHSLVTAAEVLIVADEFPAMELLAGQLKAQEKLECQIVAQTNMPAQLDGYQAVVVYVHGNLKDAPAKAIMDYTRNGGKLVALHHTISSGKRKTTDWLPFLGVELPQKEFAVGGYKWIEGVTLEIANLAPSHFITTNKITFPQTVTYTRQDVTGPEQSVTGFTLHETEVYLNHVWTEPHTVLLGFKYTDAKTGKVYMQDRAGWTKSAGKGYIVYLMAGHSARDFKDACYGRMVLNAVIYRP
- a CDS encoding iron chelate uptake ABC transporter family permease subunit produces the protein MNETLEILSLMRWPLLACLLLPWLLVYLGLHIVERQVIFVDLALAQIASLGSCLGLLCGYDPHDWQNYALSLGFTFVGAVMLTFTRKLDHRVPQEALIGILYVVAAAAGVLVLNRTTGGQEELQRSLVGELLTVTRREILQTIALFALVGVVHFVFRRKFQAISLDPVKAAADGVSVIAWDFLFYILFGLVVTSFVHIGGVLLVFSYLIIPAVCAVFLAKSFKMRFLVGWLVATLASGASLVVTARKDLPLGAAIVCGLGISLVLVMIYSALRRRFAGAPALDSTQGR